One stretch of Prionailurus viverrinus isolate Anna chromosome C1, UM_Priviv_1.0, whole genome shotgun sequence DNA includes these proteins:
- the DMRTB1 gene encoding doublesex- and mab-3-related transcription factor B1 codes for MKEDPAKLADKMLRTPKCSRCRNHGFLVPVKGHAGKCRWKQCTCEKCYLITERQKIMAAQKVLKKQASEEEQDGALVAQGPELLTGAAAAAAALGASLRQLPLLTASGDWEPGPEGRVAAGFPERPPRGPSPGPSAFQPVLGGHGRGRGHVGPSGDRAAVAMPGSVGPQLGMEVAGRGCPDRLGLRSPLQPLPSPPFDFGLPLNISSDHVVGPEHLERRPSKLYPSCSNMHSYCAFPLGYQDGSPPPGIPLQRGFRHVSCSPYHGGSLVSESVGDFQPSYYPPPPPPQQPQFLPPGFLSALHFLPPLPLPPPPPPASFSLAVLSDTDKETTEDQDVKVPAPAPEEPPEVPPEVPPEKKEEGEEPPPEPSQPPSQEQSD; via the exons ATGAAGGAAGACCCTGCCAAGCTGGCCGACAAGATGCTGCGCACCCCCAAGTGCTCCAGGTGCCGGAACCATGGCTTTCTGGTGCCGGTCAAGGGCCATGCGGGCAAGTGCCGCTGGAAGCAGTGCACCTGCGAGAAGTGCTACCTGATCACCGAGCGCCAGAAGATCATGGCTGCGCAGAAGGTGCTCAAGAAGCAGGCCTCCGAGGAGGAGCAGGACGGGGCCCTCGTCGCGCAGGGCCCGGAGCTGTTGACAGGGGCCGCGGCCGCGGCCGCAGCCCTGGGCGCAAGCCTCCGCCAGCTGCCTCTGCTGACCGCTTCGGGAGACTGGGAGCCAGGCCCCGAGGGCCGCGTGGCCGCCGGCTTCCCAGAGAGGCCCCCACGGGGCCCGAGCCCCGGCCCGAGCGCCTTCCAGCCAGTTCTGGGCGGCCACGGCCGCGGCCGCGGCCACGTGGGGCCGAGCGGCGATCGAGCCGCCGTGGCCATGCCCGGTTCGGTGGGGCCCCAGCTTGGGATGGAGGTAGCAGGCAGGGGGTGCCCTGACCGCCTGGGGCTGCGCAGTCCGTTGCAGCCCCTGCCCAGCCCGCCGTTCGACTTCG GGCTCCCTCTGAacatcagctcagatcatgtgGTGGGGCCTGAGCACCTGGAGAGACGGCCTTCCAAGCTGTACCCCAGCTGCTCCAACATGCATTCCTATTGTGCATTCCCGCTGGGCTACCAGGACGGATCCCCGCCTCCGGGGATCCCCCTGCAGCGGGGCTTCCGGCATGTGTCCTGCAGCCCCTACCATGGAGGAAGCTTG GTGTCGGAGTCGGTGGGAGACTTCCAGCCAAGCTACTACCCGCCGCCTCCGCCTCCGCAGCAGCCTCAGTTCCTCCCGCCCGGCTTCCTGTCTGCGCTCCACTTCCTCCCACCGCTGCCGCTgccaccgccgccgccaccagcatctttctctcttgctgtccTGTCTGACACAGACAAGGAGACCACTG aagaccaGGATGTGAAGGTGCCAGCACCGGCGCCGGAGGAGCCGCCCGAGGTGCCGCCCGAGGTGCCGCccgagaagaaggaggagggggaggaaccACCGCCTGAGCCCAGCCAGCCGCCCTCTCAGGAGCAGTCCGACTAG